From a single Gemmatimonadota bacterium genomic region:
- a CDS encoding acyl-CoA thioesterase, with translation MPESHPMAFSKGEISTFVMPHMQNVLGDLFGGDLMALVDQAAAVAAMRHAGGPAVTKSIDRLDFHHAIPVGALVTCLATVDFVGNSSMSITVQVYSENIATGARVHTHTARVVFVAIDRNHKSCRVPRLVPETAEEHARYQAAQAQYEARRS, from the coding sequence ATGCCGGAATCCCATCCAATGGCGTTCTCGAAGGGCGAAATCAGCACCTTCGTCATGCCGCACATGCAAAACGTCCTCGGCGACCTCTTCGGCGGCGACTTGATGGCCTTGGTCGACCAAGCGGCCGCGGTCGCCGCGATGCGCCATGCCGGGGGGCCCGCAGTCACGAAGTCGATCGACCGGCTCGACTTCCACCACGCCATCCCGGTGGGGGCCCTGGTCACCTGCCTCGCCACGGTCGACTTCGTCGGCAATAGTTCGATGTCGATCACGGTGCAGGTCTACTCCGAGAACATCGCGACCGGGGCCCGGGTCCATACCCACACCGCCCGGGTGGTGTTCGTAGCGATCGACCGCAACCACAAGTCGTGCCGGGTGCCCCGGCTGGTCCCCGAAACCGCGGAAGAACACGCCCGGTACCAGGCGGCCCAAGCCCAGTACGAGGCCCGCCGGTCCTGA